The Meles meles unplaced genomic scaffold, mMelMel3.1 paternal haplotype, whole genome shotgun sequence genome contains a region encoding:
- the LOC123935984 gene encoding olfactory receptor 2T33-like, protein MNIWNTTSDFILLGLFNHTKAHLFLFVMVLTIAFTSLMGNALMVFLIQQDTRLHTPMYFLLSQLSLMDMMLVFTIVPQMAANYLTSKKSISPAGCGLQIFFLLTLGGGECFLLAAMSYDRYVAVCHPLRYPILMSWKLCLRMTMGSWFLGAADGLMQAAATLSFPFCDAHEINHFFCEAPTLVRLACADTFVFEYVMYSCCVLMLLVPFSLILISYSFILAAVLQMNSREARKKTFATCSSHLSVVGLFYGAAIFNYMQPKSYRSANSDKVVSAFYTIFTPLLNPLIYSMRNTEVKGVLRKCMGQCAALCHD, encoded by the coding sequence ATGAACATCTGGAACACCACCTCAGATTTCATTCTTCTAGGACTCTTTAACCACACAAAAGCCCATCTGTTTCTCTTTGTGATGGTTCTGACAATTGCCTTCACCTCCCTCATGGGCAATGCACTCATGGTTTTCCTGATTCAACAGGATACTCGTCTCCACACGCCCATGTACTTCCTACTGAGCCAACTCTCCCTCATGGACATGATGCTGGTCTTTACCATTGTGCCCCAAATGGCAGCTAACTACTTGACTAGCAAGAAGTCTATCTCCCCTGCTGGCTGTGGGTTACAgatcttcttcctcctcactttGGGTGGGGGTGAGTGCTTCCTCTTAGCAGCCatgtcctatgaccgctatgtggctgTTTGCCACCCACTGAGATACCCCATTCTCATGAGCTGGAAATTATGCCTGAGAATGACTATGGGGTCTTGGTTCCTGGGGGCAGCTGATGGGCTCATGCAGGCTGCTGCTACCCTGAGCTTCCCATTTTGCGATGCACATGAAAtcaatcatttcttctgtgaggcCCCTACTCTGGTGCGTTTGGCTTGTGCCGACACATTTGTTTTTGAGTATGTGATGTACAGCTGCTGTGTATTAATGCTCCTGGTCCCATTTTCTCTTATACTGATTTCCTATAGTTTCATCTTAGCTGCAGTTCTCCAGATGAATTCTAGAGAAGCTCGCAAGAAGACATTTGCCACCTGTTCTTCCCACCTCTCTGTGGTGGGACTCTTTTATGGAGCTGCCATTTTTAACTATATGCAACCCAAATCTTACAGGTCAGCTAATAGTGATAAAGTGGTGTCAGCCTTCTATACGATATTCACTCCTTTGTTGAACCCCCTCATCTACAGTATGAGGAACACTGAAGTCAAGGGAGTCCTGAGAAAGTGTATGGGTCAGTGTGCTGCCTTATGTCATGACTAA